From the Deltaproteobacteria bacterium genome, the window CCAAGGAGGTCTTCGTGACGCGATGGGCAGCAGCGATGCTGGTGGCGTGTACCGCGGCAGCCGGATGCGAGGCCGTCGTCTCGAGTCCCCACCAGGTGGTGGCGAGCCTGCACCTGATCGCCGACGGTGACCAGCTCGGCGGGCTCGTGGCCACCGAGTGCGTCGCGCTGCACGGCGCGGCGAGCTGCGGCGCGAACGCCTATCCGAACGCCCTCGGCTGCGACACGATGACCGTCCAGATCCGGGCCTCGGGGGAGACCCACATCCGCTGCGAGGCCGCAGGGAAGGTGATTCGCGAGGGGCTGGCCACCGTCGCGGACTCCGTCCCGGTGATCTGCAAGGCCTCGCAGGACCTCTCCTGCCAGCTCTGCGCCGACATCTACGGGCATACGGTGGTGGATACGTGCAACGATCGCGGCTCGCAGCTCTTTCGCACGGCGGGCGGCGCCTGGGGTGGAGAGGCGCAGAGCGGCATCCCCGGGGTGGGCCTCGGAAGCGAGCCGCTGCTGCCCGCCGGAGCGGTGCAAACGCCGAGTCAGACCGTCGAGGAGCCTTCCACTCCGGTGTCACCGGGGTGCGAGCCTGCAGCCGCCGGGGTCCTCTTCGCGAAGAAGCTGAACGCCGTGCTGAAGTCCGAGGAGCTTCAGTTCTCGTGGTCCGTTCCGGGTGGGCAGGCCGCGGCGAGCAGTAAGTGGGGGCTCGAGGGGAGCGGCGGCAAGGATGCCTGCACCGCCTGGCAGGAGTCGCACGGCGAATACACCCAGTGCTGGAGCAACGAGCCCGGCCATTGTCACTGCACGGACCAGGGGGCGATGGTTCCCGCGGGGCAGGGCAAGCAGACCTGGTTTCCTGCCGGCAAGACCGTCTGCAAGTGCGCCCGCATCAACATCCAGGCCTTCCGCGAGGCGTGCGCGGAGATCCCGCCCGCCTGCACCAACCGCGCGGACTGGGTCGCCAAGCTCGTCACCGCCTACGGTCAAGGGACCGCGTGGCTCTTCGCGAAGGCCAAGAGCGACGGCGGGGCGAAGTGCGTGGGCTCGCCGCTCGTGCTCGACCTCGGCAACGACGGGGTGGCGCCGACGTCGATCGAGCAGGGCGTGCGCTTCGACCTCGAAGGGCTGGGTGCGCAACGCACGGCCTGGATCAAGGGGGACGACGCGTTGCTCGTGATGGACCGTAACGGCAACGGCCGCATCGACGGTGGCGCGGAGCTCTTCGGCTCGGGGACGCTGGTGCACGGGGTGCCCGCGGCCGACGGCTTCCAGGCCCTCGCGGTGCTGGACCTGCCGGCGCACGGCGGCAACGGCAACGGGCTCGTCGAGGCGGGGGACCTGCTCTTCTCCGAGCTCGCGCTCTGGAGCGATCGCAACGGGGATGGCCAGGCTCAGCCGGGCGAGCTCCGCGGGCTCGAGACTGCCGGCGTACGGGCGCTCGAGATCGCGCCCCAGAGCCGCGCGCACCGCTTCGACGCCCACGGCAACGACCTTGGCCTCGCCGCGCGCTTCCACTTCGCCGACGGACGCTCCGCGGTCCTCGTGGACGTCATGTTTCGCACCGACCGGTGACGCGCTCGCCCTCGAGGCGCTGAGCCCCGTCTGCCGATCTCATCACTGATAGAAGAGCGCCACGGAGGCGTAGCGCACGAGCACCTCGGGGGCGCCGGCGCCGACCTCGAAGTCCAGCCGGAACGAGCGCTCGAAGTCGATGGCGTCGGTGAGGATATGCCAGCGCAGGAGGGAGGCCTGGCCCCGGGCCTCGCGCGCGTCCTTCGGGTCGTACTGCACGAAGTTCGCGGCGCTCAGGGCGTGCGCGTAGCGACCGTTCCAGAAATACCAGCCGCCGTTGAAGTAGTCCTCCGTGCCGTCCCCTCGGATGCGGACCTCCCCGTCGATGGTGCCCCGCTCGTCGCCCTCGAGGCAGTTCAAGGGGTGCGGGAAGATCTCGTTCGCCGGGTCGGGCCGGCAGTCGATGGAGAGGAGCGTCCCGACGTAGGTGCCGCGGCCGGAGATCTCCGCCACGAGGTGACGTGCGCCGGGGACGAGCGGTGGGATTTGCTCTCGCACCTGCGCGCGCAGTCGGCCCGCGCTGGCTGCCGGGGCCGTGCGGTCGCCGGCCGCCCGGACCGCGAGGGAGACGGGCGCGTCTCCCCGGTTGCGCAGGGCGAGCCGCGCCCCGCGGACGAAGGGCATGGGGAGGCGGAGCGAGAGCCGCCACCCGGACCGCGTGCGCGTCACGCGCAGGGGCAGCGTACGGAGCTCGCCGAGGGCACGGTCGCTGGCGAAGAGCGCGCCGAGCGAGACCTCGAGCGCGGGCGTCGGCTCCGTGTCCCACGAGGCCTGCAGGTCGAGCGCACCGAGGGACGCGAGGGCACCGTCTCCGTCGAGCTCGAGTTCGAGGAGCTCGATCGTTCCGGGTCCGGCGATCTCGAACAGCGGGGTCGTCCTGGCCGGGGGCGCGACCAGCCGGCGGTCGATCCAGGTGAGCTCCTGTCCCTCTCCGGGGTCCTCGAGGCCCCCGCCCGCAAGGAGGGCGCGGGCGAGGCCGGAGCGGGCCGCAACCTGGCTCGGGTCGAAGGGGAGGGTGGTCTGGCCCGCGGGCAGGTGCTGCACGCCTACGTGGTAGTAGTGCAGCTTGCTCGGAACCAGTCGATCGAGCACCACGCGCACCTTGCTCTGGAAGCTGATGGGGAGGTAGCTCACCGTGGTGCCGGAGCGCCACCCCGCGAAGGGTTCGCCGAAGAGGGGATCGCGCCCCTCGGCCCAGTCGCGGAGCCGGCCGCGATAGACCGGTCTCGTGAGGTCGTCGACGTAGATCGCGATCGTCTCGTCGGCGAGGCCGACGATCGCCGATCCGGGCTTTTCGCTTTCCAGCAGCGTGCCGATGGAAACCTTGATGCGCGAGATGTAGCCGGGCCCCTCGTCGTCGGCGAAGATCAGGTAGCCCGGGATACCTTCGGTGCACCGTTCGGGCTGCGCGACCTCTTGATAGAGCAGCGGCGCTCGCCCGCCGCACACGGCGACGAGGTTGTTGAAGTCCTTGTTGCCGCTGGCCACGAAGGGATAGTCACGGCGTTCGGCGTCGGCGCCGGAGCCTTGGGCGTAGCGTCGTGCTCCTGGCACGGGAAGCTCCCGCCAGGCGCCGAGCGCCGCCCAGCCGACGTCGATGGGGCCGGGCGGGGGTTCGCAGCCGTCGAGCCCTACGAGGAGGCCGAGCGCGAGCAGACCCAGGCTGCCGCACGTAGCGCGCGCGGCAGATCGGGGCCGTGCTCGCCGCGCCAAGGTCCTACGCCTTGGGGTGGCGGTGCCGCCGCCGAAGCTGCCGAGCATGAGCAGCGCGCTCCCGAGCCTGCTACGGCGCGCGTAGGTGGTCCGCGCGCGGGAGCTCGCGCGCGAGCCGTTGGTCGGGGTTGTTGCCCCGGAGGCGCTGCACCGCGATGCGGTGGTTCGTCTGCTGGTCCGCCCGCTCGTAGAGCCACTTGGCCACGTTATGGAGCAACCGTCCCCTGGGACGGAGGACAGGCCCTCCGGCCGCGCCGAGGTAGATGCTGTAGGTCGCGGGGCCTTCTTCGCCGCCGTCGAGCACGGCGTTCTGCTTGTGCATCGTCACGAGCGCCTGGCCGCGTCGACCCATGAGCAGCGCGCGCCGGTGGATCGCCGTCGTGGCGACGCCGTCACCGATCACCCGACCGATCGTGAGCGAGAGGGAGCCGGCGTGCGGGTGGACGACGATACCGAGGCCTGCGAGGGCCTGGAACATGGACACACGCGTGCTGTGGGCCAGGGTGGCCGGGACGGGGTTCAGGTTGAGGAGGTACTCGATGGGACCTGCGCCGTCTCCCGCCGCCAGCAAGGCCGCCTCCCCATCCCTCCGGAGCTTGTAGCCCGTTCCCGCCTCGTAGGGCCTGCCATAGAGTTCGGCGAACCGCCCTTTGCCTCGCTCGAACCAGGGGCCGCTCGCGCGCCCTTCCATCCAATTCGGGGCGTAAGGGGCCAGGAGCCCTTGCACCTCAGTCCACAGGGAGCCCTGGCCGGCCTGCTCGAGCGCCGCTTTCACGGCCTCGGTCGCCGCGTGGTGCCATGGCTCCGCGCTCGCAGCGGTGGTCCACAGGGCCGCTACGCACACCACAAGTCCTCTCGCCGAGCGAGTCATGCCTGTGTCTCCTGCGATGACCCCGAGCCGAGCAAAATACGTGCCAGGGTTGCGCAGCGCCATTGGCTGTGATCTTCGCGTGTTGGCTGACGCCGGATGTCGGGTAAGGTGGGGTCGCCCGTCCCCGAAGGTGGCTACCCCTACGATGAGCCCCGCGGCCGCTGCGGGGCCGGGGCCCAGAACATCGAACGGGTTGGAAGTCGTACGGTGTTCTAGTTGGACTCGCGGTTCGTCGTGCCCTGGATGGTGAGGCGGCTGAACAACCAACCGAAGAAGCCGGGCTTGCGCTGCAGCGTGATCTTCGCGCTGGCGAGGTCGACCGACATGGAGGCGACCGGCTGACCCGGCAGGAAGCGCACGTCGATGCGGTCACCGCGCCTCGAGACGCGCGTGCTCGCGACGTGCTCCTGGCCGAGGCGCAGGGTGGCGGTTGTCATCTCCCGCGTCGACCGAGCGTAAAAGCTGGACCTGTCGATGCACGGGGCGTGGTCTTCGATCACGAGCTCGATCCCCGTGGCGGTGGGACGTTCGCCGCGCTGCGCGAGGTACCCCACGCGCGCCTCGTAGCTCCGCTGGAAGGCCCACCGCGTGAAGGTGCCGTAGGCCGTGTAGTACTGATCCGACCATCCGGTGTTCTTGCGGACGTTGCCCTTCACGCTGAAAGCCCCCGTCAGCGGCTCCGCCGTGGCCACGGCGGAGATTCCGAGGGTGGTCAAGGCGACGGCCAGTGCGAGCGGACGAATCATGGGACGCTCCTTCCTGCGAGTTCGAGGCCCAGTGGCCCAGCGGCCGAGCTCCGCAACCGGGGGCGCAGCGTCGGCCACGGGTTCGGTCCGGTCTCCATCGGGCGCTGTAGCAGCTTCCATGCCGGGACCGTTTGTGGGCCCCGGCACGGGCGAGGTCCTTCCAGCGCCTGGACAACTCGTTGAGATCCATCGCGCCCCGCGAAACGATGCGGGGGCAGGAGCGCGGTTGCCGAACGCGCGGTCGCAGAGACTGCGTGGCGAGCTCTGGCAGGAGTGGCTGCGGCGCCCGCAATCTGCTGTG encodes:
- a CDS encoding DUF2961 domain-containing protein, with the protein product MARRARPRSAARATCGSLGLLALGLLVGLDGCEPPPGPIDVGWAALGAWRELPVPGARRYAQGSGADAERRDYPFVASGNKDFNNLVAVCGGRAPLLYQEVAQPERCTEGIPGYLIFADDEGPGYISRIKVSIGTLLESEKPGSAIVGLADETIAIYVDDLTRPVYRGRLRDWAEGRDPLFGEPFAGWRSGTTVSYLPISFQSKVRVVLDRLVPSKLHYYHVGVQHLPAGQTTLPFDPSQVAARSGLARALLAGGGLEDPGEGQELTWIDRRLVAPPARTTPLFEIAGPGTIELLELELDGDGALASLGALDLQASWDTEPTPALEVSLGALFASDRALGELRTLPLRVTRTRSGWRLSLRLPMPFVRGARLALRNRGDAPVSLAVRAAGDRTAPAASAGRLRAQVREQIPPLVPGARHLVAEISGRGTYVGTLLSIDCRPDPANEIFPHPLNCLEGDERGTIDGEVRIRGDGTEDYFNGGWYFWNGRYAHALSAANFVQYDPKDAREARGQASLLRWHILTDAIDFERSFRLDFEVGAGAPEVLVRYASVALFYQ